A single Campylobacter ureolyticus ACS-301-V-Sch3b DNA region contains:
- a CDS encoding CiaD-like domain-containing protein, whose product MKIEEITKKIIEELKNSNQLNFDENFDELEFKEDENSKDFIDDAEKKEYENLQKLEEDSKNLKEHEEKDLVNILSQEEFLLKIKERILVLFEGLNSFDKGDIEARVELSLKFMEFLLANIDKRISDIQKQ is encoded by the coding sequence ATGAAAATAGAAGAAATCACTAAAAAAATAATCGAAGAGTTAAAAAATTCAAATCAACTAAACTTTGATGAAAATTTCGATGAGCTTGAGTTTAAAGAAGATGAAAATAGCAAAGACTTTATAGATGATGCTGAAAAAAAAGAATATGAAAATTTACAAAAACTAGAAGAAGATAGCAAAAATTTAAAAGAGCATGAAGAGAAAGATTTAGTAAATATTTTAAGCCAAGAAGAATTTTTACTAAAAATAAAAGAGCGAATTTTAGTATTATTTGAAGGGCTTAATAGCTTTGATAAAGGCGATATTGAGGCAAGAGTTGAGTTGAGCTTGAAATTTATGGAGTTTTTACTTGCAAATATCGATAAACGAATTAGCGATATCCAAAAACAGTGA
- the leuB gene encoding 3-isopropylmalate dehydrogenase: protein MKKYNICVIKGDGIGPEIVDEAIKVLDTVSSKFEFELNYEHVLLGGEAIDVLGNPIPNETLETALNSDAVLLGAIGGPKWDNLERNLRPESGLLKLRKGLGAFANLRPAMVFDELVDASTIKPDVLKGVDMLVVRELTGGLYFGQPRKKEENNAYNTMIYSKEEIERIAEVAFEAALKRSKKVTLVDKANVLETSQLWREVVADIAKKYEDVRLDYMYVDNAAMQLIKDPKQFDVLLTENLFGDILSDEASMICGSIGLLPSASIGGKVGIFEPIHGSAPDIAKQGIANPIATILSAAMMLKYAFGEHQAAKAIEEAVKKALKDGYRTKDIANYEAKEVCTTGDMGSIISNYITDDER from the coding sequence GTGAAAAAATATAATATTTGTGTTATAAAAGGCGATGGAATAGGACCTGAAATAGTTGATGAGGCTATTAAGGTTTTAGATACGGTTTCTAGCAAATTTGAATTTGAGTTAAATTACGAGCATGTTTTATTAGGCGGGGAAGCAATAGATGTTTTAGGAAATCCAATACCCAATGAAACGCTTGAAACTGCACTTAATTCAGATGCCGTATTGCTTGGAGCAATTGGCGGACCTAAGTGGGACAATTTAGAAAGAAACCTTCGCCCAGAAAGCGGACTTTTAAAACTTAGAAAAGGTCTTGGAGCATTTGCAAACCTTCGTCCTGCTATGGTTTTTGATGAATTAGTTGATGCATCAACTATAAAACCTGATGTTTTAAAAGGTGTTGATATGCTTGTTGTTAGAGAATTAACTGGCGGACTTTACTTTGGACAACCAAGAAAAAAAGAAGAAAATAATGCATACAATACTATGATTTATTCAAAAGAGGAGATTGAAAGAATTGCAGAAGTTGCTTTTGAAGCAGCTTTAAAAAGAAGTAAAAAAGTAACTTTAGTTGATAAAGCAAATGTTTTAGAAACAAGTCAGCTTTGGCGTGAAGTAGTTGCAGATATAGCTAAAAAATATGAAGATGTTAGACTTGATTATATGTATGTAGATAATGCAGCTATGCAGCTTATCAAAGATCCAAAGCAATTTGATGTACTTTTAACAGAAAATTTATTTGGTGATATTTTAAGCGATGAAGCAAGTATGATATGTGGCTCTATTGGACTACTTCCAAGTGCAAGTATTGGGGGCAAAGTTGGTATTTTTGAACCAATTCATGGAAGTGCGCCAGATATTGCAAAACAAGGAATTGCAAATCCTATCGCTACAATTTTAAGTGCTGCAATGATGCTAAAATATGCTTTTGGTGAGCATCAAGCAGCAAAAGCCATAGAAGAAGCAGTAAAAAAAGCTTTAAAAGATGGATATAGAACAAAAGATATTGCAAACTATGAAGCTAAAGAAGTTTGTACCACTGGTGATATGGGATCAATCATAAGTAATTATATAACAGATGATGAAAGATAA
- a CDS encoding 3-isopropylmalate dehydratase small subunit: protein MAKVWKFGDNIDTDIIIAARYLNTSDPKILATHIMEDKDKDFSKKVKNGDIIVAGENFGCGSSREHAPIALKAAGIGAVIAKSFARIFYRNSFNTGLLILECKQSDKIDENDELKIDVNNGVITNLTKNEKYKFEPIPEFMQKLLKSGGLINYAKENILRK, encoded by the coding sequence ATGGCAAAAGTTTGGAAATTTGGAGATAATATTGATACAGATATAATTATTGCTGCAAGATATTTAAACACATCAGATCCAAAAATTTTAGCAACACATATAATGGAAGATAAAGATAAAGATTTTTCTAAAAAAGTTAAAAATGGAGATATTATCGTTGCTGGAGAAAACTTTGGCTGTGGAAGTAGCAGAGAGCATGCTCCAATAGCTTTAAAAGCAGCTGGAATAGGCGCTGTAATAGCCAAATCTTTTGCAAGAATTTTTTATAGAAATAGTTTTAATACAGGACTTTTAATACTTGAATGTAAACAAAGTGATAAAATCGATGAAAATGATGAATTAAAAATAGATGTTAATAATGGTGTGATTACAAATTTGACTAAAAATGAAAAGTATAAATTTGAACCAATTCCTGAATTTATGCAAAAACTTTTAAAATCAGGTGGATTAATTAATTATGCAAAAGAAAATATTTTAAGGAAATAA
- a CDS encoding dicarboxylate/amino acid:cation symporter, with the protein MKKVFGWYFKSNLAYRILGALVIGSIIGMMVPKGVILFGNTTLLNVIAPFGDLFIRLLKMIIVPIIVASLIMGTSSIEPSKLGRVGGKAVFFYFVTTLFAIIIGLACAFVFHPGSGLDLSDASVAVSKTATAPSISEIFLSIVPTNPISSMANTDVLAIICFCIFFGVGLAFCKESSDERIKNSANTVFNFFDGVSEIMFKMVHWIMQYAPIGVFALMFAVFNKSGAGAFSSLANVTIALYVGLALQVILVYCGVCLLMKLNPIDFIKKVKDPMLTAFVTRSSNATLPISMDTAEHKMGVPKGVYSFVLPVGATVNMNGTTVYLGICSLFIANACGIDLTMGHYITIVITSILAAIGTAGIPGAGAIMLLLILESIGLKVEGNVAIAYGMILGIDAVLDMGRTSMNVVGDVVASIWVTKTEGELDESKWEHI; encoded by the coding sequence ATGAAAAAAGTTTTTGGCTGGTATTTTAAATCAAACTTAGCATATAGAATACTAGGAGCTTTAGTAATTGGCTCTATTATCGGAATGATGGTTCCAAAAGGAGTGATTTTATTTGGAAATACAACTTTACTTAACGTAATTGCACCATTTGGAGATCTTTTTATAAGACTTTTAAAGATGATAATTGTGCCAATTATTGTAGCTTCTCTTATCATGGGAACAAGTTCAATCGAGCCATCAAAACTTGGAAGAGTTGGTGGAAAAGCAGTATTTTTTTACTTTGTAACAACTCTTTTTGCCATTATTATAGGTTTAGCGTGCGCTTTTGTTTTTCATCCTGGAAGCGGGCTTGATCTAAGCGATGCATCAGTTGCTGTTTCTAAAACTGCGACCGCACCAAGCATTAGTGAAATATTTTTAAGCATAGTTCCTACAAACCCAATAAGCTCTATGGCAAATACAGATGTTTTAGCAATAATTTGTTTTTGTATATTCTTTGGTGTTGGCTTAGCCTTTTGCAAAGAAAGCAGTGATGAAAGAATAAAAAACTCAGCAAATACAGTTTTTAACTTTTTTGATGGTGTTAGTGAAATAATGTTTAAAATGGTGCATTGGATTATGCAATACGCTCCAATAGGTGTTTTTGCTCTAATGTTTGCTGTGTTTAATAAAAGTGGAGCTGGAGCTTTCTCATCACTTGCAAATGTTACAATAGCACTTTATGTAGGACTTGCACTTCAAGTAATTTTAGTTTATTGTGGAGTTTGTCTCCTTATGAAACTAAATCCGATTGATTTCATAAAAAAAGTAAAAGATCCAATGCTTACAGCTTTTGTTACAAGAAGCTCAAACGCAACTTTGCCTATTTCTATGGATACAGCTGAACATAAAATGGGTGTTCCAAAAGGTGTTTATAGCTTTGTTTTACCTGTTGGAGCAACTGTAAATATGAATGGAACTACTGTTTATCTTGGAATTTGCTCACTTTTTATAGCAAATGCTTGTGGAATTGATCTAACTATGGGACATTATATAACTATTGTTATCACTTCTATATTGGCAGCTATTGGAACAGCAGGAATTCCTGGAGCTGGAGCTATAATGCTTCTTTTAATACTTGAATCAATTGGTCTAAAAGTTGAAGGAAATGTAGCAATTGCTTATGGTATGATTCTAGGAATAGATGCAGTTTTAGATATGGGAAGAACATCTATGAATGTCGTTGGAGATGTTGTGGCTTCTATTTGGGTTACTAAAACTGAAGGCGAACTTGATGAAAGCAAATGGGAACACATTTAA
- a CDS encoding branched-chain amino acid transporter permease, with product MLDLINLKIDSNSSLWLLLCVMVVAGVATFLTRALPYFFLKNKSQNKTLIYLEKNSALFVMVILVFYALKTTDSNSYYVVEILSVLVCLIMQIRFKNALLSIAISTIFYMILGRGF from the coding sequence ATGTTGGATTTAATAAATTTAAAAATAGATTCAAATAGTTCGCTTTGGTTACTTTTATGTGTTATGGTTGTAGCAGGGGTTGCTACATTTTTAACTAGAGCTTTGCCATATTTTTTCTTAAAAAATAAATCGCAAAATAAAACTTTAATTTATTTAGAAAAAAATAGTGCTTTATTTGTAATGGTAATTTTGGTTTTTTATGCTTTAAAAACAACTGATTCAAACTCATACTACGTAGTTGAAATTTTATCAGTTTTAGTGTGTTTAATCATGCAAATTAGATTTAAAAATGCACTTTTAAGCATTGCAATTAGCACAATTTTTTATATGATTTTAGGTAGGGGTTTTTAA